The genomic region CTTTTTCCCTAATTCCAAGACCTTTAAAAAACGGGTTTCTCCATCTTCATAGTTGGTGGAATTGAGTAAACACTTACCCCCAGCTACTTTTAAACCCGCTTCCATTTTTTCCCATTCGGTGGAATCTAGCATGAGGGGGAGAGTGACATTATTCACAACCCGGGAAACTAACTGGTGCATATCATGCACCCCGTCTCTCCCCACATAATCAACATTCACATCTAAGATGTGAGCCCCCTCCTTAACTTGACTGCGAGCTATGGAAACTAAACCATCCCAGTCCTCAGCATTGAGCAAATCCCGGCATTTTTTGGAACCACTAGCATTGAGACGCTCACCAACTATTAAAAACGAATTATCCTGTGTGTAATTTTGTATGGAGTAAATTGATGCAGCAGCAGGTTCCAAACTTGGCTGTCTCACCTTTGGTTTTAAATCCTTAGCAATTTCCGCCAATTGTTGAATGTGATCCGGTCGTGTCCCACAGCAACCCCCAATCACTTGGACACCGAGATCTTCAACAAAATGCATCAACGCCATGCGCAGTTCTAAAGGAGTCAGTTTGTAGTGAGCTTGACCACCTATATTTTCCGGTAACCCCGCATTGGGAATACAGGATACAACAAAAGGTGAATGTTCTGATAAATACTTAATGTGTGGTTTCATTAAGTCCGGACCAGTGGCACAGTTTAAACCTAGAATATCAATGGAGTATGGTGCTAAAATAGTCAAAACTGCGGCAATTTCCGTGCCAACTAACATAGTCCCCATACTTTCCATGGTGACGGAAACCATAACCGGTCTTCTTTCACCTTTTTGGCTGAAAACTTCCTCGATGCCATTTAATGCAGCTTTAATCTGTAATACATCTTGGCAAGTTTCTACAATAAATAGGTCTACCCCACCATCAAATAGAGCTGTTACCTGTTCAGCAAAAGCTGATTTCATGGTGTCAAAGTCTATGTGTCCTAAAGTTGGCAGCTTGGTGGTTGGACCTATGGAACCAGCAACAAATCTGGGTTTTTCTGGAGTGGAAAACTCCGCAGCCACCCGTTTAGCCAGCTCGGCGGCGGTCTTACTTAGATAATAAGCTTGATCCGCTAAGTCATACTCTGCTAAAACTATGGAGGTGCCACCAAAAGTATCAGTTTCAATTACATCTGCGCCAGCTAGTAAAAAGTCCCGGTGAACTTTAGCCACCGCCTCTGGTTTGGTGTGTATTAGATATTCATTACACCCCTCGTATTCAGGACCTCCAAAATCCTCGGCGGTTAGGTTCTGAATTTGTAGGTTTGTCCCCATTGCACCATCAAACACTATAACTGGATGTTCAGGACTATGTAAACGTTCAAGAAAGGAATGGGTCATATTTTTAAACGCAGCTCAAGATTTATAGGTTAACTTTTAGTAACATTTTAGTAACATTGGCTAGGAATATGAAGTGGAAATATTTTAGTTCACTTGTTAGTTCATTTGTGCAAAGGTTAATTTGCCACGAACTGATAGTTAGAGGAGCAAAGGATTGGACAACAAGAGTGGGCATTATTTTTTTGATGTTGACAACCTTTATTATAGTAATTTCTACCGGTCTAGCAAGGGAACAGTATGGACAGAACGCCTTGACTAGTTCTGAAACATCTCAAGCAGTAGTTGTGAATCCATACCCAAAACAATTATTACAGGCACAAGCAAAAACAAAACAACCGAAATCAATACAAATACAAAATTTTTCTCAGTCACTTATCGAAAGAATTAAACAAAAAAAGGTTGTGAAAAAATACGTCACAACTGATAGCTTTAGTAAGTACCAACCTAAGTTAACAGCAGCACAAGTACATCCTAGTAATTATGGGGAAAGATTCAGTCGGGATACCAAGGGTATGGCAGTTAGTAACCAACCAATTATTGTTTTACATGAAACAACATATTCTGCTAGGAGTGCAATCAATTACTTTCAGAACCATAATGTGGATGAAGATATTCAAGCTAGTTATCATGCCATCATTGCCCGGGATGGAACTGTAATTTATTTAGTCCCACCCGATAAAAGAGCATTTGGCGCTGGCAATTCAGTTTTTAAAAATACAGATGGCACAATAGAGACAGTTCAAACTAATCCTAAATTAGCTCCTTCCGTTAATAATTTTGCCTATCATGTTTCTTTAGAAACACCTCCTGACGGTTGGGGAAAAAGAGATATTAGAGAACATAGTGGTTATACACAGGAGCAATACAATTCCCTAGCTTGGTTGATTGCCCAAAGCCAAGTTCCCGATGACAGAATCACTACTCATCGAGCTGTAGATGTGGCTAATGGTAAAGTTGACCCTTTGAGCTTTGATTTTGACAGATTCTTTAAAAAATTGCATTCTTTTCGAAAACTTCACAGTATTGCCCAATCACACTCCTAAATCTTTATGGGTAAACCCTTTCCTGCGATCGCCTGTATAGGTCTTCACAACGTGTCCATCTCCGACTATATGATATTTATAGGTTACCAACCCTTCTAAACCCACAGGTCCCCGAGGTGGCATTTGCTGGGTACTAATTCCCACTTCTGCACCAAAACCATAACGAAAACCATCAGCAAATCTAGTGGAACAATTGTGATATACTCCTGCTGCATTGACTAATGCTTGAAAGGTATTAGCTGCTATCAAGTCTTCCGTAACGATCGCCTCGGTGTGCCGTGAACCATATTCACTGATGTGAGCGATAGCCTCTTCTAAAGAATCAACTATTTTAATGGACAAAATCAAATCACTATATTCTGTTTGCCAATCTTTTTCTGTGGCCAATTCAATTTTTGGTAATATATCCAAGGTTCGGTTATCTCCCCTTAGTTCTACATTTTCAGATTCTAAAGCTGATGCAACTTGGGGCAAAAATTCCTGGGCAATACTACTGTGTATTAGTAAGGTTTCAATGGCATTACATGCAGCTGCATATTGGGTTTTGGCATCTATAGTAATATCAATTGCCTTGTGAATATCTGCTGCTTTATCTACATACAGATGACAAATTCCATCCGCGTGACCTAATACTGGAATTCGAGTATTTTCTTGGACAAATCTGACAAAGGAATTTGAACCCCTAGGAATAATTAAATCTACATATTTATCTAAATTTAAAAGTTCTAATATTTCTTCTCGGGTGGTTAATAATTGCACCACATCTGGGTTAATATCAGTCTTAGATAAACCTTGTTTAATCGCTTTCACTATGGCTTCACAAGAACCTATTGCTTCTCTCCC from Cylindrospermopsis curvispora GIHE-G1 harbors:
- a CDS encoding glutamate-5-semialdehyde dehydrogenase, yielding MSLEISLQHTSTLKEIAQKTRLAALNLSLLTSKQKDYALDTIALALESAQEEILQANIADCQNAMSQSISKSLYKRLYLDSNKLQEAIAGVRDLVKLKDPVGQVQIHREIDRGLILKRITCPLGVLGVIFEARPEAAIQIVSLAIKSGNGVILKGGREAIGSCEAIVKAIKQGLSKTDINPDVVQLLTTREEILELLNLDKYVDLIIPRGSNSFVRFVQENTRIPVLGHADGICHLYVDKAADIHKAIDITIDAKTQYAAACNAIETLLIHSSIAQEFLPQVASALESENVELRGDNRTLDILPKIELATEKDWQTEYSDLILSIKIVDSLEEAIAHISEYGSRHTEAIVTEDLIAANTFQALVNAAGVYHNCSTRFADGFRYGFGAEVGISTQQMPPRGPVGLEGLVTYKYHIVGDGHVVKTYTGDRRKGFTHKDLGV
- a CDS encoding N-acetylmuramoyl-L-alanine amidase: MLTTFIIVISTGLAREQYGQNALTSSETSQAVVVNPYPKQLLQAQAKTKQPKSIQIQNFSQSLIERIKQKKVVKKYVTTDSFSKYQPKLTAAQVHPSNYGERFSRDTKGMAVSNQPIIVLHETTYSARSAINYFQNHNVDEDIQASYHAIIARDGTVIYLVPPDKRAFGAGNSVFKNTDGTIETVQTNPKLAPSVNNFAYHVSLETPPDGWGKRDIREHSGYTQEQYNSLAWLIAQSQVPDDRITTHRAVDVANGKVDPLSFDFDRFFKKLHSFRKLHSIAQSHS